The genome window ACGAATGAATTGGTTCAAAAAGTCGAGAATGAACTCACTAATGAAGATAACATCGATTATTATCAGGTGTCGATTGGATTCTCAAGTCAACGACAATTACCTGGTGTCGTAGCATCTACCAATGAGAATATTGCTCGATTTTTTATAAAATTAAAAGATTATGCCTCTCTTGATGAAAGCATGATAGAGGTTGAGAAGCAAATATTAACCTTATCACAAGCTGAATTTTCGGGAGCTACAGCAAAAGCAACCGAAATTCAACCGGAGGGTCCTCCTGCAGGGAATTCAATCGAGGTCAACCTATATAGTGATAATACCAAGAGTTTGTACGCAGCCTCAAAACAAGTAAGTCATTTACTGGAGCAAGACGAAGATTTGAAAAACATTCGTAACGACTTAGAGGATACGAACATCAAGTATCAGTTAGAGCTAACAGATTATGGAAAAGAGCTGAAGGTGAATCCACTTCAGCTAATGCAACCCATTCAAGAGCGTCTCCATGGGATTGATGGTGGAAACTTATCGTTAAAGGGAGAAGAATGGGATCTAGAGCTTTCATTTGACCAAACCTTCACTTCTAAAGAAGAACTTGAAACCTTTTCCGTACAAACAATGGCGGGGACGAAGAAACTAGAAGAAATTGTTGATATTCAAGAAGTACAAGTGCCTTCATCAATCAAACACCAGGAAGGAGAGAATGCTAGTACTGTTTCGGCTACAATCAAGGGAAGTGATACATCGGTCGTCTCATCTGCGGTGGAGGAAGATTTGAACTCATTAAGTTTGCCAGAAGACGTACAACTAGAAGTAACCGGCGGGATGGAAATGATTTCAGAAGGTTTTGCTGATTTAGGCTTAGCGATGGGGGCGGCCGTAGGATTAGTTTTCTTAGTATTAAGTGTTACCTTTGGCGGGATTATCACTCCGATAGTTATTCTGTCTTCCCTTATTTTTATTCCGATTGGATCGCTTGCAGGTTTACTGATTACCGGACAAACGTTATCGATGAGTGCCATGATTGGTATGTTGATGTTGATTGGAATCGTAGTGACCAATGCTGTGGTATTGTTAGACCGCGTGGAGACCAATCGAAAACAAGGTATTGTTTTAACTGAAGCCATTATTGAGGCATCGGTCACGAGATTACGTCCGATCTTAATGACTGCACTAGCGACGATTTTTGCCCTTATCCCTTTGTCGTTAACGAATTCGGCTTCAGGATTAATTTCAAAAGGATTGGCGATTACAGTAATTGGTGGATTGACAACCTCCACTCTGCTTACATTGATCTTCGTGCCGGTTTTATACCACACAGTAGGAAAATTCAGAAAATTTGATTGAATTCATACATCAATCAAATTCTCCATTTTGAAGTGACGGTGCAAAGAAACCTATCTGATTAATGGACGATATACGGCTACGAATAGGAACATTCTTTGCGAAAATAGCCCGAAAAAACACACCCTTCAGCAAGCCCAAATGAAGTGGTGTGTTTTTTTGCTGTTATGTTATTTAAGATGTTCATTTGATTTACATTTGTACCAATGGATTAAACGTCCTGAAATCCTTCGCCAGCCGGTGGTACCGATTAAATAAAATCGAAAAAATGTAGCCTATTTATTAAAACTCTTAAACCCTTTCTTAGATGAAAGTGGGAGGAATGTAAAGATGACAGCGATGACAATCAAACTTCCACCAATAAAAAAAGAGGACGAAAGGCTTTCCTTTAGAAGTAACCAACCAAATAAGGATCCAACAAGTGGCTGAAAGAAAAGGAAAAGAGAGCCAGTACTGGCTTCCATAGACTCCATTCCCTTATTCCAAAGAAAGAATGCAACGGCTGTGGACACCACGCCTAAATAAAGTATACCTAGCAGTAGTTTTACATCCAATATCAAAGAATCACTATAAGTCATTTCCCAAATCATAAACGGAGTAGTCAGTGGAATGGCTACTAAAACCGCGTTAGTTGTAAGGAATAAGCTTGACATCGTCTTTGTTGCGATCCTCGCCAACACCGAGAGTAAAGCCCAGGTAATGGCTGCCCCGACAAGGATCAGGCTGCCCCAAAAGAATTCACTCATTTCGCTTTCCCAACCAATCACAATCATAACTCCTATTGTCGCAATGACAAGTGCTGTGAGCTTTTGGATGGTTAGTTTTTCTTTCAGTATGAAGGCGGCAAATAAGAGTGTAAATGTTGGGGCCGTCGAAGTTATGATCGCTCCGGTATGAGCATCCGCTAATTTTGTCCCGATAAATTGAAAGGCAATGGAAATAAAATAACCAATAAAGCCGACTGCTATCAGCAATATCCATCCCTTCTTGCTGCTAAGAGTCGAAGGAGGTTGTTTTTGTCTCTTTAAAATGAAAAACAAACAAGTAAAGGCAATTACATAGCGTAACCACATTAAGGTAAATGGAGGAATATAAGCTAAAACGTATTTGCTAACCACATACATCCCACCCCAGATGCTGGCTGCTAATGACAAAGAGGCAATGCCCCATAATTTTTGATTCATGTTTTTTCCTCCGTCCAATAGTAGATTTCGTTATTGGGAACGAAGGAGTTGATGGTCTCCTTCGTTATGAAGGAACAACAGGTTGATCATTTTCAAACAGAATGATATGCATGTAATTTTACCTCCTCTAAGGATTTGGGTGTATTCACAATCCTTGTTGCTTTTCGAATCAGTCTGTAAACGTTGATATAGCTCTGTTTTGGGGAATTTTCTCTTTTGTATTTGATGGGAATCACCAGCAAGAAGGAGGACTCCATTTTACATTAGCCTAAAAAATAATGTATCCGAAAGAATCCTATGAATAAGAATATCGTAGCAGAAATATTCTGATTTTTCTATTCATTTTTTTTATTGAACCCATTGAGAAAAAGCACGATCCATATTATGTGAATGATCAGACTGATTAGAAAATCCCATGGATTCCCCTCGATAAACACAGTTGGAGGCCAATAAGTTGGGAAAAGTGCGAAAAACTGTGTCCATTTCCCTTCAAAAAGCAACGATGGAAGCGAAGCGAATAATAAGAGATTCATCATTTTAGATACAGCTAGTCCTTCGACTTTGCTAGCTGAAAGGGTAGCCATTCCTAATGTAAATAAAACAGATTGGAGAGCTAACAAAACAGCGGTCATCAAGGCTGATGGCCATGAAAATGAAACGAATGATTGAATTTTCAATACAATTAATGTAAGTAGAAGCGTTAAGATCATGGGGCTCATAATTCGGTAAAGCAGGTAACCTCTTTTTTGCAAAGGTGTAACTGCGTAAAACAGTAATAAGTTTTCATCACGTTCTTCTAATAACATAAAGCCCATAATGGTTCCCATCATGAGTGGCGTCATGAGTAGTAGCAGAGCTAGAATATAAAGATAATAAGGCGATAAATCCCATGAAAACTGAGTAAACAACCATTCTTGGAGATAGGGTAGCCCTGTGGAGGCACTTATGGCTGTAATGATAGGGACGAAAATAGCAATGAGCAAAATCGGGTCTCTTAAGATGTTTTTGCTATCTTTTAGACTAAGAGCGATTACTTCTTTCATCATATGCCACCTACCTTCAATACAATTTGTTTGTAAAAGCTTTTATACGTTAAGGAATAGGCAAAGACTATCCATAAGAGCAGGAGGAGAATGCAAGTTATATAACCTTCTAACGTGTGAATGCTTCCGTTCATCAACTGAAGAGCAGCATCACTGGGCAGTAGTCTAAGAATTGGTGCTTCCCATAGCTCTAGATAAGTAAGGACGGGCAAAATGAATATTGGGACGTATAAAGGGGAAGAAAATAAAAATCCATTCACGCTTTTGGAATAGACGGCTAGCTGGATACCTAACAGAGTAAAAAATAATGAGAGCAAGATCACTCCGATTGAAAAAGAAAAAAATGGGAGGTGGTTGGAGAAATCATGCTAAAAATAAGAATACTTGATACATAGGCTAAGAGCGTTAAGGAAAGTAATTTAGACCATAGATAATGATGCACGGAGACGGTCGAGATAAATATGCTATTTAATATTCCCTGTCCCTTTTCTAATAAGAGTGTGCCGCCAATAAAGAAAAAACCTAGCAAGGAAGGGTCGGTAAAAATAATTAATATGGCAAACATTTTTTCCGAAGGTAGGGGAAGCAGAAAAAGAAATGTTAGGTAGAAAATCGTGACTAATCCATAAGCATAATAAAATCCGTGACGAAACTGAAACTTCACATCCATCAAGAACAATGAGCGTAATTTCATAGTAGAGACTTTCCTGTGAGGTGAATGAAAACTTCCTCCAAGGACGCTTCTTTCGTGTGCATCGTCAAAATCGTTTTATTAGTTAAAATGTCCATGAATGACGAATCTGCCTTTAGAGTTTGTAAGTGAAAACTTTGCTGTTGAATGCAATCGTTTCCTTCATATCGAACGGTGACTTTTTTGTCTCCATACATCAACTTTAGATGTAACGGAGTATCAATCACGGAAACACGTCCGTCTACAATAAACGCCACGCGGTCACAAAGCTGCTCAGCTATATGCATATCATGTGTGGTAATGACGATCGTGGTTCCTTTTTGTTGTTCCTCTTGAATGAGTTTTTTCATTAATTGAGCATTCACAGGATCAAGTCCCGATGTTGGTTCGTCTAAAAAAAGCAGCTGCGGTGAATTCATTAGCGCACGACAAAAATTTAGGCGCATTTTCATTCCTTTCGAATAACGAGAAAACAATGTATCAGCATCTCTTTCAAGATTGACTTTTTGGAGTAATTCCACAGGATCCCGCATTGGTCCAGTATATAATTTTGAAAAGAAAACGAGGTTTTCTAATCCAGAAAATTTTTGATAAAAATTAGGGAATTCAAATGCGACCCCAATGGTGTTATTGTAAGCCGGTACTTGCTGTTTCATTTCTATGTTTTGGATTTTAACGGAACCAATGTATTGTTTTAAAATCCCAATTAGTATTTTTTGTAACGTACTTTTTCCTGCCCCAGAGGGACCAAGAAACCCTAAAATTTCGCCTTTTCGCTGCGAAAAGCTAATTTCTTCTAATACATATTTGTTCTGCTTCGGATAACGAAAACGTAGGTTCTCAACGGAAATCATCCTTACTCTCCTTTCCTTAGTAGCTCATTTGCGATACTTTTGGCTAAAAAATTCATCGTTTGTAGAAAATATTGCTCTCCAATTTCTTTTTTATGTTGAAGCAGTAAAACAAAAGCTCGTAAGGCTCCCGTAATCACTTCTATTGAATAGTTTGTCAGAACATTCTCCTTTTGCCATCTGTTGATTAAAGGCGCTAACAGAGATTCGTCTTTTTGAAAATGATCCCTCAGCAATTCAGGAGATACTTTTCTCATGATCTGTTGAAGCGTTTGTTCTTCAAATACCGTCAATAGCACAGGGCTATTTTCTATTAGAGTCAGTGATTTTAATAGGAGGTTTGTTAAATCCTGGACCGAAAATTCTGGGGAGTCGAGATCGTCTTGAAGGATGTTCTTAATTTTGTCTTCTTCAACTTGTATCACATGGAAAAAAAGCTCTTCCTTAGAAGAAAAAAACAAATAAAATGTTCCTTGTGAGATTCCAACTTTTTTGGTGATTTGGGAAATACTCGTTTTTTGCAGTCCGTAGATAGAGAAAAGCTCGGTACTTTTTTCGATTAATTGATGTCTGATTAGTTTTTTTTCATGAGTACTAAAGCCTTTAACCATAAGAGTTCTCCTTTATTAATTGAATATATGAATAATTATATTTTATATTCATGCAGAAATCAAGTCAAATCCGGTGGAGTATTTTTATAATAATTCATAAAAGCAATTTCATTTTAATATCTTAGTTACAAGGAATCATTGATTTTTCCTTTTGAATTTTTCAAAGAAAGTAATTGGGAACATTCACTCCTTAGGCGCATAGAATGAACTATCTCGAAACATTTTAGACGACTATCCAAACTTCATCGCACAAACGTCTAGGATGTCGCATAAGATGAATTGAAAATGAATGAGGAGGTTCGCTCGAATGGCAGAATTCAGAGAGATAATCACAAAAGCGGTCGTAGCGAAGGGACGAAAATTCACACAGTCTCATCATACGATTAGCCCACCGCACCATCCATCGAGCATTTTAGGTTGCTGGATCATCAATCACGAGTATGAAGCACGCAAAGTAGGTAAAAAAGTAGAAGTTTGCGGGTCATATGATATTAACGTGTGGTATTCCTATAATGACAACTCGAAAACAGCCGTTGTGACCGAAACGGTTGAATACACTGATGTTATTAAGCTTAAGTACCGCGATCCAGATTGCCTAGATGACAAAGAAGTGGTCGCAACTGTTCTTCAACAGCCAAATTGTGTGGAAGCGGTCATCTCACCGAATGGAAATAAAATTATTGTTCACGTGGAAAGAGAATTTCTTGTTGAAGTTATCGGAGAAACAAAAATTTGCGTACATGTAAATCCAGATGAATGCAAAGATGACGATTGGGATTATGAAGTTGAAGATGAAGACTTCGAAGAACTGGACCCAGACTTCTTATTAGATGTAGAAGAGTAGGGCTAGGAAGAAAAACCTTCCTAGTTTTTTTCTATTTATTTGACTCTTTTCGTAAACTTATTCGTTCCTGTCACTAAGAAAAAAAGGCAGAAAGGTTTTTCGTGTGAATTCCTAGTTTTCATCTAGAACTGAAAAATTTCTCGTTGGAAAAGTACGCGAAATTGTACCAGTAAAGAATCTCCCTTCTATCCGAAAAGCAACAATCTTTGCGAAAAAGCCATTTATTGATTATCATTTTGGGGGAATCTATGAGGTGATAATGTATAATAGTGGAATGGTGGATTGGAGGTAGGAAAATGAGTAATTGGATTAGAGGGATTGATCATATTCAATTGGCTGCCCCAAAGGGGTGTGAGGATGAAGCTAGGCGATTTTATGGTGAATTATTAGGGATGGAAGAAGTTCCTAAACCTGAAAATTTACGGGCAAGGGGAGGCTGTTGGTTTCAGTGTGGTAGGCAAGAAATACATATTGGTATCCAGGATTCTTTTTTGCCAGCCAAGAAGGCGCATCCTGG of Bacillus sp. 2205SS5-2 contains these proteins:
- a CDS encoding DMT family transporter, translating into MNQKLWGIASLSLAASIWGGMYVVSKYVLAYIPPFTLMWLRYVIAFTCLFFILKRQKQPPSTLSSKKGWILLIAVGFIGYFISIAFQFIGTKLADAHTGAIITSTAPTFTLLFAAFILKEKLTIQKLTALVIATIGVMIVIGWESEMSEFFWGSLILVGAAITWALLSVLARIATKTMSSLFLTTNAVLVAIPLTTPFMIWEMTYSDSLILDVKLLLGILYLGVVSTAVAFFLWNKGMESMEASTGSLFLFFQPLVGSLFGWLLLKESLSSSFFIGGSLIVIAVIFTFLPLSSKKGFKSFNK
- a CDS encoding ABC transporter ATP-binding protein → MISVENLRFRYPKQNKYVLEEISFSQRKGEILGFLGPSGAGKSTLQKILIGILKQYIGSVKIQNIEMKQQVPAYNNTIGVAFEFPNFYQKFSGLENLVFFSKLYTGPMRDPVELLQKVNLERDADTLFSRYSKGMKMRLNFCRALMNSPQLLFLDEPTSGLDPVNAQLMKKLIQEEQQKGTTIVITTHDMHIAEQLCDRVAFIVDGRVSVIDTPLHLKLMYGDKKVTVRYEGNDCIQQQSFHLQTLKADSSFMDILTNKTILTMHTKEASLEEVFIHLTGKSLL
- a CDS encoding TetR/AcrR family transcriptional regulator, with the translated sequence MVKGFSTHEKKLIRHQLIEKSTELFSIYGLQKTSISQITKKVGISQGTFYLFFSSKEELFFHVIQVEEDKIKNILQDDLDSPEFSVQDLTNLLLKSLTLIENSPVLLTVFEEQTLQQIMRKVSPELLRDHFQKDESLLAPLINRWQKENVLTNYSIEVITGALRAFVLLLQHKKEIGEQYFLQTMNFLAKSIANELLRKGE
- a CDS encoding outer spore coat protein CotE, whose amino-acid sequence is MAEFREIITKAVVAKGRKFTQSHHTISPPHHPSSILGCWIINHEYEARKVGKKVEVCGSYDINVWYSYNDNSKTAVVTETVEYTDVIKLKYRDPDCLDDKEVVATVLQQPNCVEAVISPNGNKIIVHVEREFLVEVIGETKICVHVNPDECKDDDWDYEVEDEDFEELDPDFLLDVEE
- a CDS encoding VOC family protein, which encodes MSNWIRGIDHIQLAAPKGCEDEARRFYGELLGMEEVPKPENLRARGGCWFQCGRQEIHIGIQDSFLPAKKAHPGLVVTNLADFMKHLLNQDVDVKEGEPIQGRMRMFVDDPWGNRLEFLEYNE